Part of the Woronichinia naegeliana WA131 genome, ATCATTCCCCTCAGTCCTGCTCTAGCGGGTCGTTTAGGGATTGGTAGTTAGTTAAAACCAGAATTTAGTTGCAAGCTTAAGGTAAACCCCTATGAGTCTGATTACGCTCCGATCGCTGAAAAAAGATTTTGGCATTAAAGAAGTGCTACGGGATGCGAGTTTTAGTCTAGAAGAAGGCGATCGCGTCGGTTTAATTGGAGTTAATGGATCGGGCAAGTCAACGCTGTTAAAAATGATTGCGGGTTTAGAACCCTTTGATAGTGGCGATCGCCAGGTGAATAGCAGCACTAAAATTATCTATCTACCTCAACAGCCAGAAATGGATGAAAACCATACCGTATTGGAACAGGTTTTTGTGGATAGCGGTGAAAAAATTCAAGTTGTGCGGGAATATGAAGCGGTTTCTGAGGCCCTTGAACAAGGGTTAGGAGATATCGAAAGTTTGACCCATCGAATGACAACTATCGCCGAAAAAATGGATCGTTTGGAGGCTTGGGGATTAGAAAATGATGCCAAAAGCATTCTCAGTCAACTGGGAATTGATCACCTGTCAGCCAAAATTGCTGAACTCTCTGGTGGCTACCGTAAACGGATTGCGATCGCCGCGGCCTTGCTATCAGAACCCGACGTTTTATTAATGGATGAACCGACCAATCATCTAGATGCCTTGTCAGTGGAATGGCTACAAACTTATCTCAAACGGTTTCGCGGAGCCTTATTACTAATTACCCACGATCGCTATTTTCTCGATCAAGTTACCAATCGTATTTTAGAAATTGATCAGGCCGAACTGTATGCATACACTGGTAATTACGCCTATTACCTAGAAAAGAAAGCCGAAGCCGAAGACTCTTTACAGAGCAGTCAGCGCAAACACGCTGGTGTTTTACGACGGGAATTAGAATGGTTAAAACGTGGGCCAAAAGCTCGTAGCACTAAACAAAAAGCCAGAATTGATCGCATTCGGGCCATGCAATCCCAGGAGTTTAAACAGGCCCAAGGGAAAGTCGAAATTTCCACCGCCGGACGACGCATTGGCAAAAAAGTGATTGAACTGACAGATATCTGTAAAGGATTTCAAGACAAAAATTTAATTGATCACTTTACCTATATTTTTAATCCTGAAGATCGTATTGGTATTGTCGGTAAAAATGGGGTCGGTAAATCCACTTTAATGAATTTAATTACGGGACGCTTAGAACCTGATAGTGGCACTGTTGAGATCGGCCCAACCATTCATTTTGGCTACTTTGATCAACATTCCGATGACTTAAATATTAATCCGAATCAGCGCGTCATTGATTATCTCAAGGAAGTGGCAGAGTTGGTCAAAACCGCAGACGGGCAAATTATTACTGCTTCCCAAATGCTAGAGA contains:
- a CDS encoding ABC-F family ATP-binding cassette domain-containing protein → MSLITLRSLKKDFGIKEVLRDASFSLEEGDRVGLIGVNGSGKSTLLKMIAGLEPFDSGDRQVNSSTKIIYLPQQPEMDENHTVLEQVFVDSGEKIQVVREYEAVSEALEQGLGDIESLTHRMTTIAEKMDRLEAWGLENDAKSILSQLGIDHLSAKIAELSGGYRKRIAIAAALLSEPDVLLMDEPTNHLDALSVEWLQTYLKRFRGALLLITHDRYFLDQVTNRILEIDQAELYAYTGNYAYYLEKKAEAEDSLQSSQRKHAGVLRRELEWLKRGPKARSTKQKARIDRIRAMQSQEFKQAQGKVEISTAGRRIGKKVIELTDICKGFQDKNLIDHFTYIFNPEDRIGIVGKNGVGKSTLMNLITGRLEPDSGTVEIGPTIHFGYFDQHSDDLNINPNQRVIDYLKEVAELVKTADGQIITASQMLEKFLFPPNQQYAPIHKLSGGERRRLFLLRILIAAPNVLILDEPTNDLDVQTLGVLEEYLEDFNGCVIIVSHDRYFLDRTVDTIFAFEEGGKLRQYPGNYSVYLEVKKSELEANKISEVKTKIKSAPVPVTVNQTTEVKPRKLSFKEKKEYESLETKIAELEQEKNNIEQQLYQSVPQNFDSLQQLTVRLGELTQEVDQATERWLELAERL